In Myxococcus stipitatus, the following are encoded in one genomic region:
- a CDS encoding putative metal-binding motif-containing protein: protein MGLVLLGGCTVPSIDEIMAEGSASIEINYTPSFKAGCIVMLAEDGANAANFVVQRFTGGELTRQEPPLVWRVVRREGWSSRAKVNITAYERACNEKEVDRAELDVELSAKKYTVSLVTPDEDGDGYVAKNGDKGGTDCDDSGPNAAKMFPGNVEVCDDIDNNCVGGVDEGLPKETLYRDADGDGMGTGEAVQRCLPVMGWSRRTGDCNDSNREINPDAQEVCDEVDNNCVGGVDEGFDKNWYVDADGDGAVSEASLVVQCQRPAGYMHRPPNLAFDCRDDQAFNTPGKTEICDNRDNNCDGVADEGFTGKGDSCTNQTCTGTMVCTQAGTALECSAKPPKLFYPDADADGDGDGSSSAAAATVCEGQTIPQGHVENLHTDCDDADPSTKPGAPELCDAIDNNCDGVTDDGLVCNGTLKRVYDYHLTSANQGWKTVSMGANGYPVWIAGTGGKLAVKRGPGQRFESFSFGDPVEPAPVDGSLPVHAQNCGNHDWMVSWVDSQGRVFLGGLGGWITLHNGDPNLYCGPGTTPPRTGNTPSLDITGMVGFEVGGATHIYMTDVGGRLIRWTLGGPITVLSDPGAGAVELYGLHGLTENLLLAAGGTVGGTAGRLRAYTGGGTTVVPHTASALASSDFATAVWMGAEDRACAVGEAGQAWRWDGGTTWTRGALPAGTDDFSSVVMRYDRANPLSPVNGQCYMVDLNSSRKLRRWTPFGWAKGMELPTFANRPMRDIAMNPTGSEFWIVGDEGRVYHYPEP, encoded by the coding sequence ATGGGGCTGGTCCTGCTGGGCGGCTGTACCGTGCCGAGTATCGACGAGATCATGGCGGAGGGAAGCGCCTCCATCGAAATCAACTACACGCCGAGCTTCAAAGCGGGCTGCATTGTGATGTTGGCCGAGGATGGAGCCAACGCGGCGAACTTCGTGGTGCAGCGGTTCACGGGAGGGGAGCTCACCCGGCAGGAACCTCCGCTGGTGTGGCGAGTGGTTCGTCGGGAGGGCTGGAGCTCTCGCGCGAAGGTGAACATCACTGCTTACGAGCGGGCTTGTAACGAAAAAGAGGTGGACCGAGCGGAGTTGGACGTCGAGTTGTCGGCGAAGAAGTACACGGTGAGCCTCGTCACGCCGGATGAGGACGGGGATGGGTATGTCGCCAAGAATGGCGACAAGGGCGGCACGGACTGTGATGACAGTGGTCCGAACGCGGCCAAGATGTTTCCGGGCAATGTCGAGGTGTGTGACGACATCGACAACAACTGTGTGGGCGGAGTGGACGAAGGTCTGCCGAAGGAGACGCTCTACCGGGACGCGGATGGAGATGGAATGGGCACCGGGGAGGCGGTCCAGCGCTGCCTGCCGGTGATGGGTTGGTCGAGGCGGACCGGGGACTGCAACGATAGCAATCGGGAGATCAACCCTGATGCGCAGGAAGTCTGCGACGAGGTCGACAACAACTGCGTGGGCGGGGTGGACGAGGGCTTCGACAAGAATTGGTACGTGGATGCGGACGGCGATGGTGCGGTGAGCGAGGCCAGCCTCGTCGTTCAGTGCCAGCGGCCCGCGGGTTACATGCACCGGCCCCCGAATCTGGCCTTCGATTGTCGTGACGACCAGGCATTCAATACCCCTGGGAAGACAGAGATTTGCGACAATCGAGACAATAATTGTGACGGCGTTGCGGATGAGGGGTTCACGGGGAAGGGAGACTCCTGTACCAACCAGACCTGCACGGGAACAATGGTCTGCACTCAAGCGGGAACCGCGTTGGAGTGCAGCGCGAAGCCGCCGAAGCTGTTCTATCCGGATGCGGATGCGGATGGGGATGGGGATGGGAGTTCGAGCGCGGCGGCCGCAACGGTTTGTGAAGGGCAGACGATTCCGCAAGGGCATGTGGAGAATCTGCACACGGACTGCGACGACGCGGACCCTTCGACGAAGCCAGGGGCCCCGGAGTTGTGCGACGCCATCGACAATAACTGCGACGGTGTCACGGACGACGGCTTGGTGTGCAATGGCACGCTGAAGCGCGTGTATGACTACCATCTGACTTCAGCGAACCAGGGCTGGAAGACGGTGTCGATGGGGGCGAATGGGTATCCCGTGTGGATTGCGGGAACCGGTGGAAAGCTGGCGGTGAAGAGGGGGCCGGGGCAGAGGTTCGAGAGCTTCAGCTTTGGAGATCCGGTGGAGCCAGCCCCGGTTGATGGAAGTCTTCCCGTCCACGCGCAGAACTGTGGCAACCACGATTGGATGGTGTCCTGGGTGGACTCGCAGGGACGCGTGTTCCTTGGGGGATTGGGGGGGTGGATCACTCTGCACAATGGTGATCCGAATCTCTATTGTGGCCCGGGCACGACACCGCCGAGGACCGGCAATACGCCGTCCCTTGATATCACCGGGATGGTGGGGTTCGAGGTGGGTGGGGCGACGCACATCTACATGACGGATGTTGGTGGGCGACTCATTCGATGGACGTTGGGAGGACCTATTACTGTGTTGAGCGACCCCGGCGCAGGTGCTGTCGAGCTCTACGGACTGCATGGACTGACGGAGAATCTCCTGCTGGCCGCGGGAGGAACCGTGGGAGGGACAGCGGGAAGACTCCGTGCCTACACGGGTGGAGGCACTACGGTTGTTCCGCATACAGCCAGTGCCCTTGCCTCGTCGGACTTCGCGACAGCCGTGTGGATGGGTGCGGAGGACAGGGCGTGTGCCGTGGGAGAAGCGGGGCAAGCGTGGCGCTGGGATGGTGGGACGACGTGGACTCGGGGCGCGCTCCCGGCGGGGACTGACGACTTCAGCAGCGTGGTGATGAGGTACGACCGAGCCAATCCACTGAGCCCCGTGAACGGGCAGTGCTACATGGTGGATTTGAACTCAAGCAGGAAGCTGCGGCGCTGGACTCCGTTCGGATGGGCCAAGGGGATGGAATTGCCGACCTTTGCGAACAGGCCGATGCGCGATATCGCGATGAACCCGACAGGCAGCGAGTTCTGGATCGTCGGTGACGAGGGCCGCGTCTACCACTACCCGGAGCCCTGA